The Rouxiella sp. WC2420 region ATATCAATCTGCAACTATTAGACGGGAAAGGGCACACGCTGTCGCAGGGCAAGACTGACAGTCAGGGCCACGCCAAATTTGCCAAAGATTCAAAGGCGGTGTTATTGCTTGCCCAGCATGACGGCGAAACTAGCCTGATTAATCTCAACCAATCGGCACTAGATCTGGCTGAGTTTGATATTGCCGGTCCGCAAGGCTATAGCAAAACGCTGTTTGCCTTTGGGCCGAGAGATTTATATCGGCCAGGTGAAACCTTGCTTTTAAATGCTCTGCTGCGCGATGCCGACGGAAAACCAGTTTCTACACAGCCGATCAAAACTCAGCTGATTAAACCCGACGGTCAGGTTGCGCATACCTTTATGTGGCAGCCACAAAACGGTTTATATCAATATCAATACCCTATCCCACAAGATGGGCCGACCGGTGAATGGAAAGTCAGTTTTAATCTTGGCGATAACCAGCTGCGTTATTATCCATTCAAGGTCGAGGATTTTCTTCCAGAACGTATGGCGTTGGATCTCGGCAGCAGTAAGCAACCGCTGGCGATAGATGCTGAGGTCAAGTTTGATGTGACCGGGCGTTATCTCTATGGTGCACCGGCGGCGGGAAATCGCCTTCAAGGGCAGGTTTATTTACGGCCGTTGCGAGAGGCAGTTTCTGCCTTGCCTGATTACGAGTTTGGCGTAGTTAATGAAGAAAACCTTTCCAGAACGCTGAGCGATATTGACCAGACATTAGACGCCGAAGGTAAGGGCGAGGTTAGCATTGAGAACAGCTGGAACAGCGTGCATTCACCGCTGACGGTGATTCTTCAGGCGAGCCTGCTGGAGTCGGGCGGTCGACCGATAACCCGTCGGGTCGATCAGGCGATATGGCCAGCCGAGGTGCTGCCAGGAATCCGCCCGCTATTTAACAAGCAGGATATTTACGATTACCGTACCGATAAAACGGTGTCGCAGGCGGTAGTCAATGAAAACACTCAGGCTGATTTTGACATTGTTTCTGCCAACGCCGAAGGTCAGAAGCTGGCGGCGAAGGGGCTTGAGGTTCGGTTGGTCCGCGAGCGTCGCGACTATTATTGGCAGTGGTCAGAGAGTGACGGCTGGCAATCTTTATACGACAAAAAGGATTTGGTGCTGGCTCGTCAGCAGATAGATATTGCCGCCGATGGCTCGACCAAAGTCAGCTTCCCGGTCGAATGGGGTGCGTATCGTATCGAGGTTGAAGATCCGCAAACTCATCAGGTCAGCAGCCTGCGTTTCTGGGCCGGTTACAGTTGGCAGGACAATACCGATAGCACCGATGCTGTGCGTCCCGATCAGGTCAAATTAAAACTTGATAAACCGGCTTATCAACCGGGCGAGAGGGCAAAAATACACATTCAGGCTCCCGCGGCGGGTAAGGGCTATCTGCTGGTGGAGTCAAGCGACGGACCGCTTTGGTGGCAGGAAATAAACGTACCTGAGGCCGGTATTGATGTCGACGTACCTATCAACAGCGAATGGCGGCGTCACGACCTTTATTTCAGCGCGCTGGTATTGCGTCCTGGCGATAAGAAGCAGCAGTCTACGCCCAAACGCGCCGTAGGATTATTGCATCTGCCGCTGGTTACTGAAGGCCGTAAGCTCAACCTGCAACTCCAGGCTCCGGCCAAGATTCGCCCTAACCAGCTGCAAACCGTGAAAGTTAAAGCCACGGTGGAAGGTAAAGCTGTGCCTCATCATATCAATCTGCTGCTCTCGGCGGTGGATGCCGGGGTGTTGTCGATAACTCGTTTTAAAACTCCCGATCCTTACGATGCATTTCTGGGTCGTAAACGTTATAGCGTTGATCAGTATGACGTTTATAGCCATTTGATTGAAGGCAAAGGCCGTATGGCTAGCCTGAGCTTCGGCGGTGATGGAGATGAAGACCCGTTATCAAGAGGGGGGCAGAAGCCGGTGACCGAAGTGACAATCGTGGCACAGCAGGCCATGCCGGTTACGCTTGATGATAATGGCGAAGGTGAGGTGCAAATTCCTATCCCTGACTTTAACGGCGAACTGCGTTTAATGGCTCAGGGTTGGAGTGATGAAGATTTTGGCAGCGCCGAGTCTAAAGTTGTGGTGGCCGCGCCGGTAATTGCCGATCTTGCAACTGCGCGCTTTATGGCCGATAACGATACCGCAGCATTGGCTCTGGATGTTACCAATCTTTCAGGCGCAGAGCAGACGCTTAGCCTCAGTGTGGCAACCAGCGGGTTAATAAGCCTGAATGGATCAATTTCTGATCAAAGCGTTGTGCTGGCGCAGGGGCAGCGTAAAACGATTTCAATTCCCGTCAAGGCATTGGCTGGGTTTGGCAAAGGTCAGGTTAGCCTGACCGTTAGTGGTATGAATTTGCCCAATGAAAAACTACCTGATTATCATCGTAGCTGGTCTATTGGCGTTCGACCTGCCTTCCCGGCGCTGACCCGTAATTTTGCCACCGTGCTGCATCCAGGGGAAACCTGGCAACTGCCGCCTGACGCCAATGCGCAACTGGAGCAAGATACGTTACAGGGGCGCTTGTTACTCAGCAGCAAACCGCCGCTGAATCTGGCTCGTTATATCAGCGAACTGCTGGCTTATCCTTATGGTTGTCTTGAGCAAACTACCAGCGGTCTTTACCCTTCGCTGTACACCAGCCGTGCTCAATTAGCGGCCATGGGTATTAAAACCTCAACCGATGATATTCGCCGTCATAATATCGATATTGGTATCGACAGGCTGTTCGGCATGCAGAAAGACAGCGGGGGCTTTGGCCTTTGGAGCAAAGATAGCCCGGAAGAGTTTTGGCTGACCGCCTACGCTACCGACTTCTTGGTACGCGCCTCACAGCAAGGGTACAGCGTTTCTACCGACGGATTAGACAAAGCAAACAAACGTTTGCAGCGTTATTTGCAGGACCCAAATCAGATTGACGTGCGCTACAGCACGCAGCCCGACAGCACGCGTTTTGCCGTTCAGGCCTACGCTGGGTTAGTTCTTGCCGGGCAGCAACAGGCACCGCTTGGTGCACTGCGCCAGCTTTATGAAAAACGCAGCGCGGCGCAGTCCGGTTTGCCACTGGTGCAACTGGGTATCGCCCTGAAGATGATGGGTGACATGCCGCGCGCCGAAACTGCCCTAGCAGAGGGCGTTGCTAAAGTTCGACCAGAGAAAAATTACTGGCTGGAAGATTATGGCAGCCCGCTGAGAGATAACGCGCTAATACTGTCCTTGCTCACTGAAAATAATTTGCTGCCGGAAGTGCGCGACCGTTTGCTGCTTTCTCTTTCAGAAAGCCTGAACGGCCAGCGCTGGTTGTCGACACAGGAAAGTAACGCACTGTTTATGGCCGGTCGTGGCCTGATTAACAGTGCCGAAGCACCGTGGCAGGTCAATCTCGGCGGTGATTTGCAAGCGATTGCTGGTACCGTGGCGGTCACCCGAGGTTTTGATGCGATTCATCTCAAGCAACCAGTGATTCTGAAAAATAGCGGAGACGCGGCGGTTTATACCCGTTTTGATGTTACTGGTTATCCTTTGCAGGCTCCGACCGAGAGCAGCAGCGTCCTGCACATTAAACGAAATTATCTGGGCATGGACGGACAACCGCTTTCTTTGGCATCGCTAAAAAGCGGCGATTTAGTGGTAGTCCATCTTGACGTCTGGGCTGACTCCCACGTACCGGATGCGCTGGTGGTCGATCTTCTGCCCGCAGGTCTGGAGCTTGAAAATCAGAATCTGGCTGACAGCAGTGCAAGTCTTGGAGACTCGGCCAGCAAACTCACTGAGTTGATGACTGACATGCAACAGGCCGATATTAAACATCAGGAATACCGTGACGATCGCTATGTCGCCGCCATTGATGTTGACGGATATCGACACGTTGCACTGCTTTACCTGGCCCGTGCGGTGACTCCGGGAAGCTATGCCGTGCCTGCGCCACAGGTAGAATCTATGTATGTGCCAGCCTGGCGCGCGACAGGACAGACATCGGAAAAAATGAATGTTCGCTAATCCGAGGGGATAAAAGCAATGAGCCAGGCAGAGGGCGTGCGAACCTTTTTTGGGTTCAGAGTCGTGCGATTCTTCCTGTTGCTGCTGGTAATGGGAGCCGCGCTGCTGTGGGCGGCAAACCGCATCTGGCCGCTTCCATTGCAGGAACTGCCGGTTGCGCGGGTCGTCACGGCAGAAGACGGCACGCCGCTTTGGCGCTATGCCGACGCTCAGGGGGTATGGCGCTATCCTGTGCGTCTTGAAGAGGTTTCGCCTTATTATTTACAGGCGCTGCTGACTTATGAAGACCGCTGGTTTTGGGATCATCCCGGCATTAATCCCCTGTCGCTGCTGCGCGCCAGTTGGCAAAATATTCGCGACGGCG contains the following coding sequences:
- a CDS encoding alpha-2-macroglobulin translates to MGKSLGSGLCRAVKRWQVLAVGLALLSLSACDDPKPKDPPPPPSEQIAEKVSAQKIASPLAQKLDSNQREALAKKSAGQPLALLDASELQLDGASALVLTFSVPLDPEQNFASLVHLVDTKSGNPDGAWELSDNLTELRFRHLLPNRKLVVTVDANLKALNGAGLGAEQQKTLETRNIEPSVGFASKGSLLPTRWAEGLPVIALNVNNVDVNFFRIKSESLPEFLADWQSRSALSSWESETLLKRADLVYTGRFALNPQLNTREHLLLPLAGIETLKQPGVYLAVMQQAGRYSYTNPATLFTLSDIGVSLHSYSQQIDVYTQGLEAGMPLADINLQLLDGKGHTLSQGKTDSQGHAKFAKDSKAVLLLAQHDGETSLINLNQSALDLAEFDIAGPQGYSKTLFAFGPRDLYRPGETLLLNALLRDADGKPVSTQPIKTQLIKPDGQVAHTFMWQPQNGLYQYQYPIPQDGPTGEWKVSFNLGDNQLRYYPFKVEDFLPERMALDLGSSKQPLAIDAEVKFDVTGRYLYGAPAAGNRLQGQVYLRPLREAVSALPDYEFGVVNEENLSRTLSDIDQTLDAEGKGEVSIENSWNSVHSPLTVILQASLLESGGRPITRRVDQAIWPAEVLPGIRPLFNKQDIYDYRTDKTVSQAVVNENTQADFDIVSANAEGQKLAAKGLEVRLVRERRDYYWQWSESDGWQSLYDKKDLVLARQQIDIAADGSTKVSFPVEWGAYRIEVEDPQTHQVSSLRFWAGYSWQDNTDSTDAVRPDQVKLKLDKPAYQPGERAKIHIQAPAAGKGYLLVESSDGPLWWQEINVPEAGIDVDVPINSEWRRHDLYFSALVLRPGDKKQQSTPKRAVGLLHLPLVTEGRKLNLQLQAPAKIRPNQLQTVKVKATVEGKAVPHHINLLLSAVDAGVLSITRFKTPDPYDAFLGRKRYSVDQYDVYSHLIEGKGRMASLSFGGDGDEDPLSRGGQKPVTEVTIVAQQAMPVTLDDNGEGEVQIPIPDFNGELRLMAQGWSDEDFGSAESKVVVAAPVIADLATARFMADNDTAALALDVTNLSGAEQTLSLSVATSGLISLNGSISDQSVVLAQGQRKTISIPVKALAGFGKGQVSLTVSGMNLPNEKLPDYHRSWSIGVRPAFPALTRNFATVLHPGETWQLPPDANAQLEQDTLQGRLLLSSKPPLNLARYISELLAYPYGCLEQTTSGLYPSLYTSRAQLAAMGIKTSTDDIRRHNIDIGIDRLFGMQKDSGGFGLWSKDSPEEFWLTAYATDFLVRASQQGYSVSTDGLDKANKRLQRYLQDPNQIDVRYSTQPDSTRFAVQAYAGLVLAGQQQAPLGALRQLYEKRSAAQSGLPLVQLGIALKMMGDMPRAETALAEGVAKVRPEKNYWLEDYGSPLRDNALILSLLTENNLLPEVRDRLLLSLSESLNGQRWLSTQESNALFMAGRGLINSAEAPWQVNLGGDLQAIAGTVAVTRGFDAIHLKQPVILKNSGDAAVYTRFDVTGYPLQAPTESSSVLHIKRNYLGMDGQPLSLASLKSGDLVVVHLDVWADSHVPDALVVDLLPAGLELENQNLADSSASLGDSASKLTELMTDMQQADIKHQEYRDDRYVAAIDVDGYRHVALLYLARAVTPGSYAVPAPQVESMYVPAWRATGQTSEKMNVR